DNA from Malus sylvestris chromosome 11, drMalSylv7.2, whole genome shotgun sequence:
CTTGACAAGTACAAAACTAGTTCAATTTCGCATCAACAAAACGCAAAATTTTTCAGCGTGTTCGAAACATGAGTACATACAtcatgtgtcattatacaagtaGAGAGAGATTCTCATGCAAATTGTTATGGAAATTTCATTAATACATAATCctcaaatttcaaatgcaaaTCTCCAACTCCAAAAAGCCGATATATCTCTTGAATATTACTATGAAACGTTTCGAAATCCAGAGTCAGAAACTCTGTtaacttctctctctttctctctctctctctaactagTTAAGTTAAGCTCTCTCTCTTTAGCTAGTTAAGTGTTAAGCTttccaaatacaaataaaattcCAAACAGTTTTCAACCAGAACCAAACACAAAAGGGCTCTTCCTACTTCCTCCACCGCTTCAGTATTGTCTCCCATTTGTcctgctttctctctctactctctctgtAAAACCATATAAAACCAGGGAGAGAGAATtggaaaataaacaaatagaaaagCTCAATTTTTGTTTCTGATAACAATAATCTCCTTcaatcattcttcttcttctctctaccTTGTTTGGATCAGAGACGAAGACCCAACTGAAGCTCTAACGAAAAGCGCCAACTTCACCATGGTTGAAACCAGGCGCAGCTCCTCTTCCAAACGCGCCTTGTCCGCCTCCCCTCCTCCCAACCCCAAGCGCTCAAAGGTTCGGTCTTTTCCAATTCAATTCGTTTTTGCAGAAATGGGTTTTCTGGGGGTATTTGAATTTTATGTTGCATGTGCGATTTTGGGTTgaaagattgattttttttttttgttctttgggGAATTTCCGAATTGCTTGATTGATCGGTTAATGTTGAAACCTTAGGCGTCTGATGCTTCATCGTCGAACAACGGAGTTAGGAGCGGGCCGCCAGCGGAGCCTTTGGGTCCGATTAAGGAATCTGGGTCTCAACCTCCGGAACTTGAGCTCCGATCCTCTGATCCGCCGACTATCGATTCGTTGAAGGCAATTAACGGCCCTGATGCTACCGCGCTGGAAAGATCCCCCGATGATGTTGCGGAAGGCGAGGCCTTGGTTTCACCGCAGCCTTTGGGTACAATCTTTGCTCTCTCCCTCTTTGcatgtctttttatttttgtaattgtatatggGTTTTCATTGCATGGATAcgtgggtttagggtttgaatttttgtttgtggtagggttttggtttgattttgaatTTCGGTTGTTGGGGTTTCTTAGGGGAAACTGCAGTCCGTGCCGGTTTGAAGCGGGGTAAGAAGCTTCcgaagaagaaagcaaaattGAATTCGAAATCTGCTTGGGGAATGCTTATTTCGCAGTTCTCAAAGGTGTATTTTGTTGCTTATTTTTTCTCCTCAATGTCATTTGTTATCATTGTTTTCTTAGGAAAGATCCGAGAAACAAATGTTTGTTGGTTTTTTTAAATATACAAGCCGTAGAAGatataaaatttgattatgTTTTGCCTGATGCTTTTTGTTTGGCTAAAAAAGATGGCTTTATCACATTCATATATCTAGGTAATGATAACAATCAATAAAGATATCTTATTTGGGGTATTCCTTTCAATTAGTTGGACATGTATGTTGATTCTTTACTAGTGTTAGGTTTTGTTAAATGCAGTACAACTTGATGCAGAGCAGTTGGGTGAGTGGGCAAATTTTTCTCAAGAGTGATGAAATGATGGATTAAATTATCCTAGGAGAGGGCCAAAACAGTGGTTAGAGTGGCTTGTAATTGATGACGACCAAGAATTTGTAATTCTTTGAGTACTATGCCTCTGTCAACACATACAAGCAGTCATGTTGTGTACATCAGTCTTCACAACAGAAATCCGGTTGTGGTATCAGCTGTTAGGGTAGATATGGATGGTTCAAGATTTCTCTCTTATTCTTCCTTACATCATATTTGAGCTTAGATATTTCTCTTTTATACTTTTGTACACGAAGACGAAGGCAGTTTAGTATTCCTACGTCCAATATGAAGTAGGAAAGAATATGAAGTACCAGTCTCCTTTCTTCAATATCGTACGTCGCCTTTTCATGCCTTCAAGGTGGACCATAGTACTCTGTAGTGGTTATTTATTAGGTAATTGTCTACTTGTGAGGATTTATAGTGGCTTGTAATTGTATGACGACGTAGAATTTGTAATTCTTTGAGTACTATGTCTCCGTCAACACATACAAGCAGTTATATTGCGTCCATCAGTCTTCACAGCAGAAATCTGGTTGTCATATCAGCTGTTAAGGTAGATATGGATGGTTCAAGATATCCCTCTAATTCTTCCCTACTTCATATTGAGCTTAGATATCTCTTTTGTATACTTCTGTACATGAAGGCAGTTTAGTATACATACGTTCAATATGAAGtaggaaaaaaatatgaagtacCAGTCTCCCTTCTTCAATATCATACATCACCTTTTCATGCCTCGCAAGGTGGACCATAGTACTCTTCAGTGGTTCCTTGGTAATTGTCTACTTGTGAGGATTTAGAGTGGCTTGTAATTGTATGACGACCAAGAATTTGTAATTCTTTGAGTGCTATCCATGCCTTCGTCAACACATACAAGCAGTCATATTGCGTCCATCAGTCTTCACAAAGTAATCCGGTTGTCATATTAGCTGTTAGGGTAGATATGGATGGTTCAAGATTTCTCTATTACTCTTCCCTAGTACATATTTGAGCTTAGATACTCTCTTGTATACTTTTGTACACAAAGACGAAGGCAGTTTGGTATTCCTACGTTTAATATGAAGTAGGAAAGAATATGAAGAACCAGTCCCCCTTTTTCAATATCATACATCACCTTTTCATGCCTTCAAGGTGGACCAGAGTACTCTTCAGTGGTTCCTTATAGGTAATTGTCTACTCGTGAGGATTTAGAGTGGCTTGTAATTGTTTGACGACCAAGAATTTGTAATTCTTTGAGTACTTTGCCTCTGTCAACACATACATGCAGTCATATTGCGTCCATCAGTCTTTACAATAGAAATCTGGTTGTCATATCAGCTGTTAGGGTGGATATGAATGGTTCACGATCTCTCTCGTATTCTTCCCCACTTCATATTTGAGCTTAGATATATCTCTTGTATACTTTTGTACATGAAGGCAGTTTAGTATACCTACGTTCAAATTGAAGTGGGCAAGAATATGAAGTACCAGTCTCCCTCTTCAATATCGGACATTGCCTTTTCATGCCTTCAAGGTGGACCATAGTACTCTTCAGTGGTTACTTATAGGTAATTGTCTACTTGTGAGGATTTAGAGTGGCTTGTAATTGTCTGACAACCAAGAATTTGTAATTCTTTGAGTACTATGCTTTCGTCAACACATACTAGCAGTCATATTGCGTCCATCAGTCTTCACAATAGAAATTCAGTTGTCATTTCAGCTGTTAGGGTAGATATGGATGGTTCAAGATATCTCTCTTATTCTTCCCTACTTCATATTTGTGCTTAGATATTTCTCTTTTGTACTTTTGTACACGAAGACGAAGGCAGTTTAGTATTTCTATGTTCCATATGAAGTAGGAACTAGGAAAGAATATAAAGTACCAGTGTCCCTTCTTCAATATCATACATCACCTTTTCATGCCTTTAAGGTGGACCATAGCACTGTTCAGTGGTTCCTCATAGGTAATTGTCTAGTTGTGAGGATCTCAATAGCATTGTTGTTGGAGTGAATTCAATACAAATAGCTAATGATTATATTGGAATATTGAGGGAATGTCTGATGATACCTTTTTACTTTGTTACCAGTAGAGGAACAATGCATGGGAGGAAAGAGGGAGAAGGGTGAATGGGGATGGTGTGAGGgagaaggaaaaatgaaagagaatgcACCATTCAATATACATGTCCTCCACCTCCTTTCTACCATCCTTAGTCATCCCTCATTGCTCCCATATCTTTCATCTCTATATCTATACCTTTTTACTTTTAGAAAAACATCATATATAATAGCTTGGTGCCAAAAAAGCGTTCTTTTGTGTTTTCGGTGGCTCATTGTGTGCTTTGAATGTTATCATGTAACAAGTTGCTgatatctttcttttgtttatagtGAGGAATGATTCTTGCTCGGTCAAGATGTCCTTTTATAATTTTGATCTAATTATATGTTTGTTTCTAATGCCTTTTCCAGAATCCGCACCAGTTCATTTGTGAGACTGTTTTCACTGTCGGTCAAAGTCATGAGTGCCATTTATGTCTTAAAGACCCATCCATTAGTACCACTTTGTGTAAACTGAAACATGTTAAGGTATTGTCATTAATATAGCTTCTACATAAATCTTGACTGGTTATATTTTTTGAACCCCAggtttgtgaaaaaaaactgctctTGACTgatattatttcttttcaaaTAATTTGTTTTTGAATAGCGTGACGGTTCGTCCGCTGCAGAACTAGAGATTATATGTGGTAAAGGTGATGTTCAGGTGAATGAGAAGACTTATCAAAAGGACACGAAGGTGATTCTTAATGGAGGCGATGAGGTTGTATTCGGCTTGTCTGGAAAACATGCATATGTATCCTTTTCGCTGCAGTACCATCTAAAGTATAGTAAATATGACATGTAATGTTGTCTTTTAGGGTTCCACCCTTCCCTTAACCTAATGCAGTGTCTTGTTGTACTGTTCAATTGATTCCTTAGCCTTGAATCAGATTTTCCAGCAGCTGACCAATGACCATGGTATAGCTACTCAGGGCATACCTTCAATTAGCATTTTAGAAACCCAGAATGCTCCAGTTAATGGGATGCATATGGAGGCAAGATCAGGGGACCCCTCTGCTGTTGATGGGGCTTCAATATTAGCGACGATGTCAAATGTGCCAAATGACTTGTCGCTACTTTCAGAACCTGCTAAAGCTGGCGACGATCTGCAACAAGATGCAGAGATGCCTTCTCTTCCTTCTGCCTGTCGAGATACAGATGATCATACTCCAGACATTGAGATGAAGGAGAGTACTAATATTAATGATCAAGTTTCGGGTGATAAAAATATTGTTCAGTACCCTGACACTGCGAATGAAAACCCCAATCTTGATAGTGTTGAATTGGATATTGATACTGAAACCCAGAAGGCCTCTGGGGCAACTTATCAACTAAGACCACTCTTCCGAATGTTTACCGGTTCTTCTAGTGCCAATTTTGACTTAAGTGACAGCATTGCTAAGATACTTGACGAGCAAAGGGAAATAAGAGAACTTCTTCACAATTTTGATCCTCCAATGTTGATATCAACTAGGCGACAAGCATTTAAAGAAAAACTGCAACAAGGAATTCTACGTCCTGATGATATTGATGTCTCATTCGAAGGTTTTCCATATTACCTAAGGTGCATcaatttgccttttttttttattattgtggATTAGATCATCATATGATACTGAACTAGCTTCCCTTATTGTGATTTGTCCATATGTAGTTGGACTCTTATTGGTAAATTCTGCGCTCAGACCTTTCCtcattttgcatttttacaGTGAAACAACAAAGAAGGTTTTGATTGCATCCACCCACCCGAATTTGAGGTGTAGCAATTTTGGAAAATATTTTTCATCACTACCTACCGGGAGCCCGCGCATATTATTATCTGGTCCAGCAGGTACTTCTGCCATTTTAATTTTGTGGTTTATGATGCTTGTAATTCTGTGGTTGATGATGCTTGTAAATTCTGAAATTctgaaattttatattttctttttctttccttgttAATtcattaagtttttattttaataattctTTTGTAGGTTCTGAGATATATCAGGAAACCTTGGCAAAGGCACTCGCGAAACATTTTGGTGCTAGATTACTAATTGTAGATTCTCTTCTCCTGCCTGGTGTATGTTCTTTCATGTCCCTTTTTTAACTGGAATCTTCTTTGCTTACAAGCATATCTTCTCCTTCTGTTGTTGTTGATCTACTTTTTTCTAGCAGTTTTCTTCGTCATTTCAGGAATTCAAGTTTAGAATTGtggatttttcttttaaatatttcTTGAAATATACTTCTTAATAGGTTGAGGCACCACCGCCCAAGGATTCTGATTCTGTTAAAGAAGTACCAAGGCTTGAAAGAGTTTCCACATTTACGAAACGAGCAGCTCATGCTGCTGGATTCAAGCACAAGAAACCGACCTCTAGTGTTGAGGCTGAAATTACTGGCGGATCCACTGTGAGTTCTCAGGCACTGCCAAAGCAGGAGACTTCTACTGCATCATCCAGAGTCAATACTTTTAAACAAGGCATGATATTGTTTCTTAGAATGTCGAACATACAGTGGATTTCTTATTGGTTTATTGATCTAGAATTGTAACTTAACACTATCTGTCTTTGAGGTGCTAACCCTTATCCATCTATGCAGGTGACAGGGTCAAATTTGTGGGTGCCATATCTTCTGGTACTCAACCGCTGCAGAGTTGTCCTCTTCTAAGGTATTCGATTTGTATGATGGTATAAAATGTACATTTCTGAGTAAATTTGATATTCATAAGTGGCATTTGTATATGCCAGAATCTGAATTAAGCAGACGGTTTGGTGCCTCAATGTTTGACATGGCATCTTAAGTTGATAGAAATGATGCTGGTGGACcaaacagttaaaaatattctTCCTTGGCAAGTAATTACGAGCTGCCAAAGGCACTGGATGTGTGATAAGTTGGTACATATGAAATTGAGTCAGCTCCCATGCCAGTTTGTGGCAAGTTTTTGTAGCAGTCCTTGTTCTAATAGTCCTTTAACAGTTGGTTTACTTGTATTTATAAAAGTGTGTCTTCCACAAAACTCCTTGCACTTCAGAATTTAAATTTGTTGGATGAAcggtttctttcttttatttggaaatttttaCAAATTCCTTTAATATGATTGCCACTATATAAACTTTTTATGTGAGTTTGAAAAGGAAGAGGAAAAAATTGTGCATGGGAAAACAACAGTTACCATAATCATGCTATAtgaatctcatggaccattgaTCGAAAGTGATTTTGGTTCTAAATTTTGCAGGGGACCATCATATGGTTGTCGAGGCAAAGTAgttcttgcttttgaagaaaATGGGGCCTCAAAAATTGGTGTTAGATTTGATAAATCAATACCAGATGGCAATGATCTTGGTGGTCTTTGTGAAGAAGATCATGGCTTCTTTTGTTCTGGTAATTTCTGATATCATGTTTTCTTCCCCATTAGTGCATGATTTTTCTCTATTTTACTTTTTGTATTCctgttaataattaatttttactATGCAGCTAGTCATTTACTTCCCTTGGATGTTTCTGGAGGTGATGATATTGACAAGCTTGCAATCGGTGAACTTCTTGAGGTACTCATCTCCTTTACACTAACAAGAGCTCCCTTTACTGTACCAATATAGTTGCGATAAATTTGGTATTAATATCTGCACCAATGTTGTGCAGGTGGCAACCAATGCGAGTAAAAGTCTTCCTTTGATAGTGTTTTTGAAAGATATAGAAAAGGTTATGGCGGGTAACCCAGATGCATATAGTGTCTTGAAGAGTAAGCTTTCAAACTTGCCAGAGAATGTTGTTGTGATTGGCTCTCATACCCAGTTGGACAATCGCAAGGAGAAGGTAAGAGGCTGAGGATTTTCATTTGGCTGATTTTGAACTCACCGTTGTAGTTTGACACTAACACACTATTTTTATGTTTTGCAGTCCCATCCTGGTAGCCTTTTGTTTACAAAGTTCGGCTTAAACCAAACAGCTTTGCTTGATCTTGCTTTTCCGGTATGTGAATTTCCATTAtcttttccattttatttttcttggtgGCATGTAATGCTAATACAACTTTTAACCCCTCATATCAGCATCAGTAATCATGCTTATTCTGATTTAGATTTGTAGACCTTGACAACTGTGCAAAGTGCTTTACTTTCTTTGCCATAGATGAGTGAGAGCATGTCTTGAGTTTTTTCTCTCAAACTAAATTCTTATctgattaatttaatttttaattcacTTTCTGTTTGATTTACattcaactctctctctttctcttgcaAATGTACACAAATTCCTCAAGGTCAATTGAAACAGTCTGATGAGGGGGTCTTTGTTCacattgaaatataaaattCAACAATACTTTACCCTCTTTTTCGTAGACGATGATACTTTTATTCTGAAAAACCAAGATGACACATTTATTATTGGTATTCAGGATAACCTTGGTGGTAGACTGCATGAGAGGAGCAAAGAAACTCCTAAAACTATGAAGCAAGTTCAACTCTCTCGGATTTTCCCCAACAAAGTGACCATACAGCTGCCCCAGGTAGTGAGCCTTTTTCTTACATGGTCATTGTGCTACTTGTTATTGCTTGCATGAGGTAATATTTGTTGGCTATCCTGGCAGGATGAGGCTTTACTTTCGGACTGGAAGCAGCAGTTGGAACGTGatgttgaaactttgaaatCGCAGTCTAATATTGTTACCATTCGCTCAGTAAGTACATGTGATCACATCTTCTTTTTGTTCCTATTGTTCTTTCCCTTAAATACGTCTCTCATGTATACTGTTCTTACACCTTCTTGCGCACTTATTGAAACACAAGGATGTGAAGATTGTGCACATGTGCTTGCTAATGCTAACCGGGATTCATGTCTCTGTTGACATATTTTAGTTAGCAGTTTAGTGGCTAATGTAGTGTGTTTAGTGCTTTCGATGCTATTCCTGTATATTTTCATAAGGCTGATGCTTTCAGGTTCTTAACCGAGTTTCTGTGGATTGCCCTGACCTTGAAAGTCTTTGCATTAAAGATATAGCGCTTACAACTGAAAGTGCGTTTTCTTGGACTCAAATTTTGTAGTGCAGAACATTTTGCAGGGAATATTGACTTTAATATTCACTTACGCGATTCATTGTATAATCTTTTCTTCAACAGgtgttgacaaagtagtaggCTGGGCTGTTAGTCACCATCTTATGCATTGTTCAGACGCTTTAGTTAAAGATGACAAACTTGTTATTTCTACTGAAAGGTTGTACAATTTCTTAGGACAGtgtagtttaaatataccaTCTATTCTGTTTTCTTATCATAGTTTATGGTTCTATGCTACAGTCTTAAGGATGGACTAAACATTCTACAAGGCATTCAAAACGAAAACAAGAGCATAAAGAAATCACTTAAGGTAAGTTGATATTGTGGGGAAGTACCACAAATGCCTTGCTTCCGGCTCTCTGAAGATGAAATGTAAATTAGATTTTCCATAATCAGGAAAGTAAGTGTATATTGTATTGGATTTAACTCCATGATATTTCAGGATGTGGTTACTGgaaatgaatttgagaaaaaaCTTCTTGCTGATGTTATTCCACCGAGCGATATTGGGGTTACTTTTGATGACATCGGGGCCTTGGAAAATGTGAAGGACACCCTAAAGGAGTTGGTGATGCTTCCTCTTCAGAGGCCTGAATTATTTAGCAAGGGACAGTTGACTAAGGTAGAAACATGGCACTCTTTTCATTTGTCCGCTTTGGAATTCTTATCTGATTATCGTCACTTATTCTACAGCCTTGTAAAGGAATCTTGCTCTTTGGTCCTCCGGGCACTGGAAAGACCATGCTTGCGAAGGCTGTTGCAACGGAAGCTGGTGCAAACTTTATTAACATATCAATGTCAAGTATTACTTCAAAggtatttttgcattttatcgtGGTTGTTGGAACTTGGATAAACATTTTGTGACAACTATTGAATCCATATGACCCCTTTAACTTTTGTTGCAGTGGTTTGGGGAAGGAGAGAAGTACGTTAAAGCGGTGTTCTCCTTAGCTAGTAAAATTGCCCCTAgtgttgtttttgttgatgaGGTTGGTTCATTACATACTATATATTTGCGCTGTCCAGGGAAcctttttctttagttttctcGTTTGGAAAATGTGAGTTATACAAAGAGTTTTCTGGAACTGCTTTATAAGCTGACATGGTGGGCTAGTTTGCCTCGGTTATTAAACTACAGCAGTGTAGGCCACTAGTGGATGGCACGGCCATGCAAGATACAATGTCAGTTTATGAGTGTTTATAGAATCCTTTTGTTCGtcttgtttcactcaattttattCCCGtccaatttgatttttttctttggcTACCATCATAGGTTGACAGCATGTTAGGCAGACGTGAAAATCCTGGGGAACATGAGGCTATGCgtaaaatgaaaaatgagttcATGGTTAACTGGGATGGTCTGCGTACAAAGGATAAAGAACGTGTATTGGTACTTGCTGCTACTAATAGGCCTTTTGACCTTGATGAGGCTGTTATTAGGAGGCTTCCGAGGAGGTAAAATTGCATGTTTGCCTGTTGTGGTGCTACTGCATCTGTTATATGTCAACGCAAGTATATTGACTTCCTGCGTACAAAATTGATTCCATGTGCAGATTGATGGTGAACTTGCCAGATGGCCAGAACAGAGAAAAAATACTGAGAGTTGTATTGGCCAAAGAAGATTTGGAAACTGACGTTGATTTGGAGGCAGTTGCAAATATGACAGATGGGTATTCCGGAAGTGACTTAAAGGTTGCCTACTAATTTTTACGAAACCCATCTAAGCTTTTTACATACGTAGTTTTATTTTTGTCGGTTATATTCTATGTAGTTCTATTTTCTCTTATGTAATGGATTGTCCCAATTTTTGTTGTGGTTGCAGAATCTGTGTGTTGCTGCAGCTCACCTCCCCATTAGGGAAATTttggagaaggagaaaaaggTTGGTTTTCTGTACAGTGTAACAAAAATACAAAGCCCTTGTTGATTTTTTAACTTGAAGTGGTGTGGTTGGTTACTGCAACTAAGTAGTTCTTTCTTCACGTATCGCAGGAGAGAAGTTTAGCTTTGGCGGAGAACAGACCTGTACCGGAGTTGTACTGCAGCACCGACATTCGTCCTTTGAAGATGGAGGACTTCAAACATGCGCATGACCAGGTACGTTGTGACCTAATAATACAATACGGGGTTTTGGCTTCTTGTAGTATTCTACGGTGGTCGGAAGTGTTCAGTTGTGTTCCGGATCATTGGCTGTCTAAGATTGAATTCACTGCaggtgtgtgcaagtgtgtcatcgGAGTCGACAAATATGAGTGAGCTTCTCCAATGGAATGACCTATACGGCGAAGGCGGATCAAGAAAGAAGACCTCTCTCAGCTATTTTATGTAGAATAGGTATTTTTTTCGGTGTATAGAAGTTGGTTTTGTTTATTCTTCTTCATCGAGCTTATAAGGCGTGGGAAGATATCCATGGAAATCCCGTCCAAGGTCACGCCCCCATTTGTACGATATATATAGggtattttttttctcctttttcgcCTTTTATTCGATTTATATTTAACACCTCTGTTAGCAATGTCGTTCCCAGTTCATATGGCAGTTATCTAACTTAGCCTTTTCTCTTTGTTATGGGTCCTTTTTAGCCTGTAAATGCTAATCGATAAATGAAAGACGTTTTACAATTTTCTAATGTTTGCTTATTTGAGTCGATCGGTGTATGAAAGTGTGATATTTTGGAGTGTTTGTAAAGGTATGATAGAAAGGATGCAAAGTCGTGTTACATTAGAAGTATGCCTGACAATTTCTAGGCTTGTTAACCCGACACCAAACGACACAATAATAACAAGTTTTGAGTTGATCTGTTAACAAGTCGCATTGTTGTGGATCATTCGTTAAGAACCCGatatcatttttttaaataaactaaTGAATTTAGAAAATTTTCAACCAGTTTATCAACCATCTCAGCAAACATCATGACTATAAGGCACATTAGatgaatgagtacattttaaagATACAAGTAAAACAATAGTATGAAAAACTATGAGGCATGATTTGCACCAATTTACCATTGAAGGCCAATTTATCGACATGCTCTGAAAACGTTGTAGACTGATGTAGAGCTTTGTGTCCATAGTCTGTAGGTTATCTATAGAGTAGAAATTCTTCTATACATATTGGCATGGGCAAAGCTTCATAGGAGCGAGGAGGGGCGGACACTCCTCCCCTCGTCGGAAATCAAGGCCAGGAGCGATGGTTCCGCCCCTCTGGTCCTGTTGGAAATAATGGAGTCCCGGCTGCTTCTCTGGATTCTTTGCTGCTGCACGCAGCAGCAGCTTAGagttgtaagtttttttttcttctgaaaagTCTTAAGACGGAACAATGCCGTTTCGGTCGATtgagttaaaaataaaaagaaatgattGTAGTGGGGACCATTAGTCCTCCCGTTTCCTCTTCACAATCACACCCCGTCCTTTTTAAGAGAACAACAAAGTATGCCCCAAAAAACTCACAATTCACAAATATACCCTCTAGTTCTGACTTGTTAAATTATATATTGGCAATGTATTTAATTTTGTAtatatgaatataaattttagtCCACAATCACCTAATGTAGATTAATAGTTAGCACATAATTCAGTCTCTTACTTATATGTTAGCATTAGATAATTGGTAGTGATCATTTTGATCGTTTTTGAAGTAGTGTtcattttgatattttcaaaTGAGTAAAAAAATGAAGGACGTATAGGTTTGGAGTTTACCTTAAAAATATAGGTCAACTATAATTTACACTCTTCACGtttgaaatgatttttaaaATGGACCACGAAGTTTTAAAATTCTCATAATACATCTCATAATACATCAT
Protein-coding regions in this window:
- the LOC126588775 gene encoding uncharacterized protein LOC126588775 isoform X1, coding for MVETRRSSSSKRALSASPPPNPKRSKASDASSSNNGVRSGPPAEPLGPIKESGSQPPELELRSSDPPTIDSLKAINGPDATALERSPDDVAEGEALVSPQPLGETAVRAGLKRGKKLPKKKAKLNSKSAWGMLISQFSKNPHQFICETVFTVGQSHECHLCLKDPSISTTLCKLKHVKRDGSSAAELEIICGKGDVQVNEKTYQKDTKVILNGGDEVVFGLSGKHAYIFQQLTNDHGIATQGIPSISILETQNAPVNGMHMEARSGDPSAVDGASILATMSNVPNDLSLLSEPAKAGDDLQQDAEMPSLPSACRDTDDHTPDIEMKESTNINDQVSGDKNIVQYPDTANENPNLDSVELDIDTETQKASGATYQLRPLFRMFTGSSSANFDLSDSIAKILDEQREIRELLHNFDPPMLISTRRQAFKEKLQQGILRPDDIDVSFEGFPYYLSETTKKVLIASTHPNLRCSNFGKYFSSLPTGSPRILLSGPAGSEIYQETLAKALAKHFGARLLIVDSLLLPGVEAPPPKDSDSVKEVPRLERVSTFTKRAAHAAGFKHKKPTSSVEAEITGGSTVSSQALPKQETSTASSRVNTFKQGDRVKFVGAISSGTQPLQSCPLLRGPSYGCRGKVVLAFEENGASKIGVRFDKSIPDGNDLGGLCEEDHGFFCSASHLLPLDVSGGDDIDKLAIGELLEVATNASKSLPLIVFLKDIEKVMAGNPDAYSVLKSKLSNLPENVVVIGSHTQLDNRKEKSHPGSLLFTKFGLNQTALLDLAFPDNLGGRLHERSKETPKTMKQVQLSRIFPNKVTIQLPQDEALLSDWKQQLERDVETLKSQSNIVTIRSVLNRVSVDCPDLESLCIKDIALTTESVDKVVGWAVSHHLMHCSDALVKDDKLVISTESLKDGLNILQGIQNENKSIKKSLKDVVTGNEFEKKLLADVIPPSDIGVTFDDIGALENVKDTLKELVMLPLQRPELFSKGQLTKPCKGILLFGPPGTGKTMLAKAVATEAGANFINISMSSITSKWFGEGEKYVKAVFSLASKIAPSVVFVDEVDSMLGRRENPGEHEAMRKMKNEFMVNWDGLRTKDKERVLVLAATNRPFDLDEAVIRRLPRRLMVNLPDGQNREKILRVVLAKEDLETDVDLEAVANMTDGYSGSDLKNLCVAAAHLPIREILEKEKKERSLALAENRPVPELYCSTDIRPLKMEDFKHAHDQVCASVSSESTNMSELLQWNDLYGEGGSRKKTSLSYFM
- the LOC126588775 gene encoding uncharacterized protein LOC126588775 isoform X2, whose amino-acid sequence is MVETRRSSSSKRALSASPPPNPKRSKASDASSSNNGVRSGPPAEPLGPIKESGSQPPELELRSSDPPTIDSLKAINGPDATALERSPDDVAEGEALVSPQPLGETAVRAGLKRGKKLPKKKAKLNSKSAWGMLISQFSKRDGSSAAELEIICGKGDVQVNEKTYQKDTKVILNGGDEVVFGLSGKHAYIFQQLTNDHGIATQGIPSISILETQNAPVNGMHMEARSGDPSAVDGASILATMSNVPNDLSLLSEPAKAGDDLQQDAEMPSLPSACRDTDDHTPDIEMKESTNINDQVSGDKNIVQYPDTANENPNLDSVELDIDTETQKASGATYQLRPLFRMFTGSSSANFDLSDSIAKILDEQREIRELLHNFDPPMLISTRRQAFKEKLQQGILRPDDIDVSFEGFPYYLSETTKKVLIASTHPNLRCSNFGKYFSSLPTGSPRILLSGPAGSEIYQETLAKALAKHFGARLLIVDSLLLPGVEAPPPKDSDSVKEVPRLERVSTFTKRAAHAAGFKHKKPTSSVEAEITGGSTVSSQALPKQETSTASSRVNTFKQGDRVKFVGAISSGTQPLQSCPLLRGPSYGCRGKVVLAFEENGASKIGVRFDKSIPDGNDLGGLCEEDHGFFCSASHLLPLDVSGGDDIDKLAIGELLEVATNASKSLPLIVFLKDIEKVMAGNPDAYSVLKSKLSNLPENVVVIGSHTQLDNRKEKSHPGSLLFTKFGLNQTALLDLAFPDNLGGRLHERSKETPKTMKQVQLSRIFPNKVTIQLPQDEALLSDWKQQLERDVETLKSQSNIVTIRSVLNRVSVDCPDLESLCIKDIALTTESVDKVVGWAVSHHLMHCSDALVKDDKLVISTESLKDGLNILQGIQNENKSIKKSLKDVVTGNEFEKKLLADVIPPSDIGVTFDDIGALENVKDTLKELVMLPLQRPELFSKGQLTKPCKGILLFGPPGTGKTMLAKAVATEAGANFINISMSSITSKWFGEGEKYVKAVFSLASKIAPSVVFVDEVDSMLGRRENPGEHEAMRKMKNEFMVNWDGLRTKDKERVLVLAATNRPFDLDEAVIRRLPRRLMVNLPDGQNREKILRVVLAKEDLETDVDLEAVANMTDGYSGSDLKNLCVAAAHLPIREILEKEKKERSLALAENRPVPELYCSTDIRPLKMEDFKHAHDQVCASVSSESTNMSELLQWNDLYGEGGSRKKTSLSYFM